One Vespa crabro chromosome 9, iyVesCrab1.2, whole genome shotgun sequence genomic region harbors:
- the LOC124427027 gene encoding uncharacterized protein LOC124427027 isoform X8, protein MIGSFWNLCRACPSMPIDKQLHSEYRSTYTWHEYTGPQQEHTIVRRAPQPPPTSRPTLEPPLPRRKKCPELAYKTHEFIPTADGGGLDVIDSNLVADKVQEVTSTVPASQLSKAISRISTEYRLQFAWPRRPQLTNGDAAPIISTGASLGTGGPPRKSLSMGALKQGIVPSGPAPVHKKRPGDVDHKRDGVQASELEPLVGGTGTDTIDGTVLEGDEREEDTSDLKIAFRGKKSGGKTVRISGSGDKATSKSQEKPFPTAEVIELRRLADEYKHRDWGCGLAAEDEASLWKRVSSNHALNALSLARSVTKEEKNKENTRKVTPVIAAMTMPPAGRPSSVQARPIHVSQQDDLKLDNEKTVARARKDFLIRHHLDRTTGVGDGALLPSPTREKLEPVIPRRREESREHREEIQPRTKSSPKNSPRTGRSQSLGPSVTERRSPKRQPPRAPSVTKDMKEKEKEKEFKDKDRDQKDRSAEIERPRPMTAEPQLNGDATGGDSSVASTPPSQTRAISAGAGTWIDDEPVVKSPPEPTRVKSPEQMIMRSPEPVNWTVPLDTGKTFTVTQNVREEPLTRPHSEAKTWAPSCVPSAPQSAPPELAAQHKSQHHSQHSGYKSPESESVSLGSFGGITDQKEDMDSGRASPCSLPTKVENLSAGESVITSGQDEKKTYDADREQDKGEPVKSIGSSNIKCLEDPSFELERKKIDSGAPTTTTATATTTTSNVPHQPYRILEAESPQSGVGSEGTAGGGGGGGGGGGGGSGGGSGGGNGGGSGISGSGETGTPISSSSNIATTTATAGYHVLEAPPVQMIPGTAHRSTATDVLEKARNRFDKFWGKGSPSEN, encoded by the exons ATGATCGGTTCATTCTGGAACCTTTGTCGTGCGTGTCCTTCGATGCCGATTGACAAG CAGCTCCATTCGGAATACAGGAGCACGTACACATGGCACGAATATACAGGGCCGCAACAAGAGCATACAATTGTTCGCCGGGCGCCTCAACCACCACCGACGTCCA GACCTACCTTAGAACCGCCATTgccaagaagaaagaaatgtccCGAATTGGCGTACAAGACTCACGAATTTATTCCGACGGCGGACGGCGGTGGCCTGGATGTTATAGATTCGAATCTCGTAGCTGATAAGGTTCAG GAAGTAACGAGCACTGTACCAGCTAGTCAACTGAGCAAGGCGATATCTCGTATCAGTACTGAATACCGTTTACAATTCGCATGGCCTAGACGACCCCAATTAACGAATGGCGACGCAGCACCCATTATATCGACGGGAGCATCTTTAGGTACCGGTGGACCACCAAGAAAATCTCTCAGCATGGGAGCACTCAAACAGGGTATCGTACCTTCTGGTCCCGCCCCAGTTCATAAGAAAAGACCTGGAGACGTGGATCATAAACGGGACG GGGTCCAAGCGTCCGAATTAGAACCATTGGTGGGAGGGACAGGTACGGATACTATCGATGGAACGGTTCTAGAAGGAGACGAACGCGAAGAGGATACCTCAGATTTAAAAATAGCGTTCAG GGGTAAAAAATCAGGGGGTAAAACCGTAAGGATATCGGGAAGTGGCGATAAAGCGACGAGCAAATCGCAAGAGAAACCATTCCCTACGGCAGAGGTGATCGAACTAAGACGACTCGCTGACGAGTACAAG CATCGTGACTGGGGTTGCGGTCTGGCAGCCGAGGATGAAGCTTCCCTGTGGAAACGGGTATCCAGTAACCACGCTCTCAACGCTCTGTCTCTTGCCAG ATCAgtgacgaaagaagaaaagaacaaagaaaatacgagGAAAGTGACTCCGGTTATAGCGGCGATGACGATGCCACCAGCAGGTAGACCATCCTCGGTTCAAGCAAGACCGATTCATGTTTCACAGCAAGATGATTTGAAgttg GATAACGAAAAAACCGTAGCTCGCgcgagaaaagattttttgatTCGTCATCATTTGGATCGTACTACTGGCGTAG GCGACGGTGCACTACTCCCCTCTCCAACGAGAGAGAAGTTGGAGCCCGTAATACCGCGACGACGCGAGGAATCGAGAGAACACCGGGAAGAGATCCAACCAAGAACGAAGTCCAGTCCGAAGAATAGTCCACGTACTGGACGTTCTCAGAGTCTTGGACCTAGCGTTACCGAGCGTAGGTCACCGAAACGGCAACCTCCACGTGCACCATCTGTGACAAAGGATATGAAG gagaaagagaaagagaaggaatttaaggataaagatagagatcaAAAGGATAGAAGCGCTGAAATCGAGAGACCACGGCCAA TGACGGCAGAGCCTCAGCTGAATGGTGATGCAACGGGAGGTGATTCGAGCGTGGCTTCAACACCACCGTCGCAAACTCGTGCTATCTCAGCTGGTGCTGGTACTTGGATCGATGATGAGCCAGTCGTAAAGAGTCCACCGGAACCAACGCGTGTGAAATCGCCGGAACAAATGATTATGCGCTCACCTGAACCGGTTAACTGGACAGTGCCCCTCGATACCGGGAAGACGTTTACCGTTACACAAAACGTTAGAGAGG AGCCCCTGACGCGTCCTCATAGCGAAGCAAAGACGTGGGCACCGTCTTGCGTACCATCGGCACCGCAATCAGCTCCTCCGGAGTTAGCAGCTCAGCACAAGTCGCAGCATCATTCGCAACATTCTGGTTATAAATCGCCAGAAAGTGAGAGCGTCTCACTTGGCAGTTTCGGTGGGATTACCGATCAAAAGGAGGACATGGATTCGGGACGTGCAAGTCCTTGTTCATTGCCGACTAAAGTAGAGAACTTGTCCGCTGGAGAATCCGTGATCACATCTGGTCAAGATGAGAAG aaaacatATGACGCTGATAGAGAACAGGATAAGGGAGAACCAGTGAAATCGATAGGTAGTAGCAATATAAAATGTCTCGAGGATCCATCGTTCGAATTAGAACGTAAGAAGATCGATTCGGGAGCTCCTACGACAACGACAGCAAcggcgacgacaacgacatCGAATGTACCGCATCAGCCGTACCGTATTCTCGAAGCTGAATCACCTCAAAGTGGGGTAGGTAGTGAAGGAACCGCAGGAGGaggcggcggtggcggtggcggtggcggcggcggcagcggcggtggtagtggtggtggtaatggtggtggtagtggtattAGTGGAAGTGGAGAAACAGGAACGCCtatcagcagcagcagcaacatcGCTACCACCACCGCGACGGCTGGTTATCACGTGTTAGAGGCACCGCCGGTTCAGATGATACCAGGTACGGCTCATCGTTCAACGGCGACCGATGTCTTAGAAAAAGCACGAAATCGCTTTGATAAGTTCTGGGGAAAGGGTAGTCCCTCTGAGAATTAG